A window of the Hordeum vulgare subsp. vulgare chromosome 5H, MorexV3_pseudomolecules_assembly, whole genome shotgun sequence genome harbors these coding sequences:
- the LOC123398493 gene encoding uncharacterized protein LOC123398493, with translation MSPGSGKLRWLWRAPARAFGRARDFYVRSITGCARYVPADAAFGAYPVLVPAPLPRSQSCGSGAGWDGGEEDLRELIRAASQRRDGEQQRQAAHLHAVPRSQSVAGAASMARIDEDAPCEFASGAALYSRSQSYAGGALGARKSLCHSKVAVLG, from the coding sequence ATGAGCCCCGGGAGCGGCAAGCTGCGGTGGCTGTGGAGGGCGCCGGCGCGGGCGTTCGGGCGCGCGCGGGACTTCTACGTGAGGAGCATCACGGGGTGCGCGCGCTACGTGCCCGCCGACGCGGCCTTCGGCGCCTACCCGGTGCTCGTGCCGGCGCCGCTGCCCAGGAGCCAGAGCTGCGGCTCCGGCGCCGGCtgggacggcggcgaggaggacctcCGGGAGCTCATCCGCGCCGCGTCGCAGAGGCGCGACGGCGAGCAGCAGCGGCAGGCCGCCCATCTCCATGCCGTGCCCAGGAGCCAGAGCGTGGCGGGGGCGGCGTCCATGGCGCGGATCGATGAGGACGCGCCGTGCGAGTTCGCCTCCGGCGCCGCGCTCTACTCCCGCAGCCAGAGCTACGCCGGCGGCGCCTTGGGGGCCAGGAAGTCTCTCTGCCACAGCAAGGTGGCGGTCCTGGGCTGA